In one window of Holophagales bacterium DNA:
- the trpS gene encoding tryptophan--tRNA ligase, with protein sequence MSEPAKKIVLSGLRPTGRVHLGNYWGAVKNWVDLQDQYDCRYFVADLHALTTDYADTSAIRESTIEAVTDWLSVGLDPEKAVVFVQSQVPQTAELALIFGMITPLGWLERVPTYKEQLQELREKELGTFGFLGYPVLMTADIALYRGHYVPVGKDQESHLEICREIVRRFNGMYGEVFPEPQALFTATPKVPGLDGRKMSKSYGNTIALSDSAEDVKTKVMSMVTDPKRARRTDAGDPATCNLFPFHLLYSPKEEIAQVDEECRAATRGCVDCKKHLIRNMNTALEPVRAKREEITAKPGFVREVLQEGGARARALASSTMQDVADAMKLL encoded by the coding sequence GTGAGCGAACCGGCGAAGAAGATCGTCCTCTCGGGCCTGCGCCCGACGGGCCGGGTCCACCTCGGCAACTACTGGGGCGCGGTGAAGAACTGGGTCGACCTTCAGGACCAGTACGACTGCCGGTACTTCGTGGCCGACCTGCACGCCCTGACGACCGACTACGCCGACACGTCGGCGATCCGCGAGTCGACGATCGAGGCCGTGACGGACTGGCTCTCGGTGGGCCTCGACCCGGAGAAGGCCGTGGTCTTCGTGCAGTCGCAGGTGCCGCAGACGGCGGAGCTGGCGCTCATCTTCGGGATGATCACGCCGCTCGGCTGGCTGGAGCGGGTGCCCACCTACAAGGAGCAGCTCCAGGAGCTGCGGGAGAAGGAGCTCGGGACTTTCGGGTTCCTCGGCTACCCGGTCCTCATGACGGCGGACATCGCCCTCTACCGCGGCCACTACGTCCCGGTCGGGAAGGACCAGGAGAGCCACCTCGAGATCTGCCGCGAGATCGTCCGCCGCTTCAACGGGATGTACGGAGAGGTATTCCCCGAGCCTCAGGCGCTCTTCACGGCGACCCCGAAGGTCCCGGGCCTGGACGGTCGGAAGATGTCGAAGAGCTACGGGAACACGATCGCCCTCTCCGATTCGGCCGAAGACGTGAAGACGAAGGTCATGTCGATGGTCACCGACCCGAAGCGTGCACGCCGCACGGATGCCGGGGACCCCGCCACCTGCAATCTCTTCCCGTTCCACCTCCTCTATTCGCCGAAGGAGGAGATCGCCCAGGTGGACGAAGAGTGCCGCGCCGCGACCCGTGGCTGCGTCGACTGCAAGAAGCACCTCATCCGGAACATGAACACGGCGCTCGAGCCCGTTCGCGCGAAGCGGGAAGAGATCACCGCGAAGCCGGGATTCGTCCGTGAGGTCCTCCAGGAGGGCGGCGCGAGGGCGCGGGCCCTCGCCTCCTCCACGATGCAGGACGTC